In Phaseolus vulgaris cultivar G19833 chromosome 10, P. vulgaris v2.0, whole genome shotgun sequence, a single genomic region encodes these proteins:
- the LOC137817064 gene encoding uncharacterized protein yields MAHGTACNTSTAINTSIAINTSTANNSSSTSNISSSSNTSSASNTSTASNTCSATNTSTASNTSTASHTSIGSNTTIASTATNTSTATNTSIASNASNTSNVSSASNDSTASSSSSASNTSSASNTSSSSNNSSASNTCSASNTSIASNTSTGSNTSIGSNTTIASTATNTSTATNTSIANNASIASNASNTSNASSSSNASTASNASTACNTSTASNTSFASHTSSASHTSSA; encoded by the exons atggcTCATGG tactgcttgtaatactagtactgctattaatactagtattgctattaatactagtactgctaataATAGTAGTTCTACAAGTAATATTAGTTCTTCTAGTAATACTAGttctgctagtaatactagtactgctagtaatacttgtTCTGCTACTAATACTAGCAcagctagtaatactagtactgcgaGTCATACTAGTATTGGTAGTAATACTACTATTGCTAGTACTGCtactaatactagtactgctactaatactagtattgctagtaatgctagtaatactagtaatgtTAGTTCTGCTAGTAATGATAGTACTGCTAGTAGTAGTAGttctgctagtaatactagttcTGCAAGTAATACTAGTTCTTCTAGTAATAATAGTTCTGCTAGTAATACTTGttctgctagtaatactagtattgctagtaatactagcactggtagtaatactagtattggTAGTAATACTACTATTGCTAGTACTGCtactaatactagtactgctactAATACTAGTATTGCTAATAATgctagtattgctagtaatgctagtaatactagtaatgctAGTTCTTCTAGTaatgctagtactgctagtaatgctagtactgcttgtaatactagtactgctagtaatactagtttTGCTAGTCATACTAGTTCTGCTAGTCATACTAGTTCTGCATGA
- the LOC137817055 gene encoding uncharacterized protein, with the protein MIQEDLHEMPSSNTTTASNTSVASNTSTASNTTTASTARACTACNTSTAINTSSASNTSSGSNTSTASNISNASNTSTACNTSSASNISNASNTSNASTARNACNSSTASNNSTASNTSNISTASNTSTASNTITSSNTSTASNTSTASNTSTANNTSSASNTSCSSNTSSASNTSTASNTSTGSNTTIASTATNTSTVTNTGTVTNTSIGSNASNTSNASSASNASNTSSACNTSSASNTTCASNTSYASNHSTASNTCTASNTCSASNTNNTITTSNTSTASNTSNACTASNTSTTCNTSTASTARASTGSNT; encoded by the coding sequence CTACTACTGCTAGTAATACCAGtgttgctagtaatactagtactgctagtaatactactaCTGCAAGTACTGCTCGTGCATGTACTgcttgtaatactagtactgctattAATACTAGTagtgctagtaatactagtagtGGTAGTAATacaagtactgctagtaatattagtaatGCAAGTAATACCAGTACTGCATGTAATACGAGTAGCgctagtaatattagtaatGCTAGTAATACCAGTAATGCTAGTACTGCTAGAAATGCTTGTAAttctagtactgctagtaataatagtactgctagtaatactagtaatattagtactgctagtaatactagtactgctagtaatactattacttctagtaatactagtactgctagtaatactagtactgctagtaatactagtactgcgaATAATACTAGTTCTGCAAGTAATACTAGTTGTTCTAGTAATACTAGttctgctagtaatactagtactgctagtaatactagtactggtAGTAATACTACTATTGCTAGTACTGCtactaatactagtactgttacTAATACTGGTACTGTTACTAATACTAGTATTGGTAgtaatgctagtaatactagtaatgctagttctgctagtaatgctagtaatactagttctgcttgtaatactagttctgctagtaatactacttgtgctagtaatactagttaTGCTAGTAATcatagtactgctagtaatacttgtACTGCTAGTAACACTTGttctgctagtaatactaataatactattactacaagtaatactagtactgctagtaatactagtaatgcttgtactgctagtaatactagtactacttgtaatactagtactgccaGTACTGCTCGTGCAAGTACTGGTAGTAATacttga